In Methanomicrobium antiquum, one DNA window encodes the following:
- a CDS encoding restriction endonuclease subunit S: protein MSDNIQIKIPLNWELISIKESINKYPLTGKKLNQKEYEKEGLFPVIDQGQSYIGGYSNRNDLIISSENPFIIFGDHTLKIKFINFDFIAGADGVKVFQAKKFFYPKLFYYFSQAVKFPHKGYARHFQFFEKAEIPLPPLAEQHRIVEKIEEEFTRLDAGVAALKRAKALIPKYRQSVLKAAMCGDLTKEWRALHPDVESAEVLVEKKSKTYGSNQNLSERSNKFDINNKLPNKWVLANSKEIGIINPKKNLSNIKDSDIVSFIPMKCVSELSGEIDLSEQKRLQEVKKGYTQFINGDILFAKITPCMENGKVALVNDLINSIGFGSTEFHIFRFNSRLNRKFFFYYLIQEGFRRDAKRKMTGSAGQLRVPKSFLENIMFPLPPLEEQHEIVSEIERRFSIIDEMERVVEESLLKAERLRQSVLKKAFEGRLVEQSPDDEPAGVLLERIKAEKELRAAEGKANGKKKSAGKKKIKKKESE from the coding sequence ATGAGTGATAACATCCAAATAAAAATTCCTCTAAATTGGGAATTAATAAGCATAAAAGAATCTATAAACAAATATCCTTTAACTGGAAAAAAATTAAACCAGAAAGAATATGAAAAAGAAGGTCTTTTCCCAGTTATTGATCAGGGCCAATCATACATAGGAGGATACTCCAATAGAAATGACTTGATCATTTCATCAGAAAATCCATTTATAATTTTTGGAGATCACACTCTTAAAATAAAATTCATCAATTTTGATTTTATTGCAGGTGCAGACGGAGTTAAAGTATTTCAGGCGAAGAAATTTTTTTATCCAAAGTTGTTTTATTACTTTTCCCAAGCAGTAAAATTTCCACACAAAGGATATGCAAGGCATTTTCAATTTTTTGAAAAGGCTGAAATCCCCCTCCCCCCTCTCGCCGAACAACACCGCATAGTCGAAAAAATCGAAGAGGAGTTCACCCGGCTTGACGCAGGCGTCGCGGCTCTTAAACGTGCAAAGGCGCTGATACCAAAATACCGGCAGTCTGTTCTGAAAGCTGCGATGTGCGGCGATTTGACAAAGGAGTGGCGGGCGCTGCATCCGGATGTTGAGAGTGCGGAGGTTTTGGTTGAGAAAAAAAGTAAAACATATGGATCTAATCAAAATTTATCTGAAAGAAGTAATAAATTTGACATTAATAATAAATTACCAAATAAGTGGGTATTAGCAAATTCAAAGGAAATTGGAATAATAAATCCAAAAAAGAATCTAAGTAATATTAAAGATTCAGATATAGTGTCATTTATTCCAATGAAATGCGTTTCAGAGTTAAGTGGTGAAATTGATCTTTCAGAACAAAAACGATTACAGGAAGTAAAAAAAGGATATACTCAATTTATCAATGGCGATATTCTTTTTGCTAAGATAACTCCATGTATGGAAAATGGTAAAGTTGCTCTTGTAAATGATTTAATTAATTCAATTGGTTTTGGATCTACTGAGTTTCATATATTCCGCTTTAATTCAAGATTAAATCGAAAATTCTTTTTTTATTATTTAATTCAAGAAGGTTTTAGAAGAGATGCTAAAAGAAAAATGACGGGATCAGCAGGTCAATTAAGAGTACCAAAGTCCTTTTTGGAAAATATTATGTTCCCGCTCCCCCCACTCGAAGAACAGCACGAAATAGTCTCTGAGATTGAGAGGAGGTTTTCGATAATTGATGAGATGGAAAGGGTTGTTGAGGAGTCTCTTCTGAAGGCTGAAAGACTCAGACAGTCCGTTCTCAAGAAGGCATTTGAGGGAAGGCTTGTAGAACAGAGTCCTGATGATGAGCCGGCGGGTGTTCTTCTTGAGAGGATAAAGGCGGAGAAGGAGTTGCGGGCGGCTGAGGGGAAAGCTAACGGGAAGAAAAAATCAGCCGGGAAGAAAAAGATAAAAAAGAAAGAATCAGAGTGA